Sequence from the Acidimicrobiia bacterium genome:
GATCGGGACCTCGTGCCTCGGGGGTTCCCCGTGGTGGCGGCCGATGCGGTGACGATGGCAGGCCCGGGGGACACCGTGAACGTGGTCGCCAGCCGGGAGGCTGCGCTCGCCCTCCCCGTGCCGTTCGTGCCCGTCGACCACGCCGTGGTCGGCATCGTGGACCACGTGGAGCGTGACCGGTGAGGCTGGGCAGGGTGAGCGGCACCGTGGTGGCGACCATCGGAGTTCCGGCATACGGGTCCCGTCGGCTGCTCATGTGCGACCTCCTCGATGGCGCCGGCGCTGATACCGGCGACTACCTGGTGTGTGTCGACTCGGTGGGGGCCGGGGCAGGCGAGACGGTGCTCATCCTCGACGAGGGCAACGGAGCCCGTCAGGTCCTCGACGCCCCGGACGCCCCGGTGCGGGCGGTGATCGTCGGGATCGTCGACGCCGTGACCATCGACTGACCGCTGCAGCACCGACCCGGCGGTACCCTGGCGTACCGTGCACCGTGCCGTCTCCCTTGCCGCCGTGGTCCTGGCTCTCGCCGCCTGCAGCACCCCGTCGGCACCCATCCCCACGACCGCCCCTCCCGGCACTCCGAGTACGGTCACCACGATCGAGGACGACACCTGCGGACTGCTCGCCACCGACACCGCCCGGTATCTGGAGTCGGTGATGGCGGTCCTCGACCAGACGACGCTCGATGAGGCCAGGGACCGCGAGTCGTGGCCGGAGGGAATGGTGGCCCTGGAACAGATGGGAAAGGATCTCGATCTGCGCTCGCAGGCGATGCGCTGTGATCGGGCTCGGGTCCAGACGCAGGCCTTCGAAGAGGCCCGTCTCGATCCCCAATCCGAACTGGCACAGTATCTGCTCCACCTCCTGGGCCAGGAGTAGCCGGTCAGAGCAGCGCGGCCGCCTCGCGGTCGAGCATCCACACGACGTCCTCGGCGAGCCCGGCGACGACGGCCGCCGGAAGCGAGCGGTCACCAGAGATCGCCGCCGCCACCGACTCCGCCTTGGCGGATCCGGAGGCGACGAAGATGATCCGGCGGGCGCCTGCCAGGAGCGGTGGCGTGGCGGTGAGACGCCACCCGCGGCCGGGGACCTCCACGGCGGCGAAGTGCCGCGTCGTCTCGGCGAGCACAGGAGAACCGGGAAACAGCGAAGCCGTGTGGCCGTCGTCGCCGATCCCGAGCATCACCAGGCCTGGGCGGGGACCACCGTCGCCGGGGAGGATCGTTCGCAGGGTCTGCTCGTAGCGGGAGGCGGCGACCTCGGGGTCCGGGTCCCACGGAACCTCATGCAGGGTGGCGGGGACGTGGTCGAACAGTGAGCGGAGCGCCATTCCCGCGTTGCTGTCGGGGTGGTCGACGGGGACGTGGCGCTCATCGGTCACCCATGCCGTGACCTCCGCCCAGGGCACTCGGGCGCGCCGCAGCCGCTCGTAGGCCCGACGCGGCGTGGATCCACCTGCCAGGCCGACGTCGGTGCCATCGTGGCGCAGCCAGCGGGCCACGGCGGCGGCGACGCCGGCGGCGAGTGCTTCGGGGGAGGTGAACACCCGCACCCTCATGTGGGGCGATGGTAGGGGGAGCCCCGCTGGCACACTGGTTCCATGACCGCGCGGGAACACTCGCCCCGGCCGTTGCACCAGGGCGTGATGAAACTGGAGTGGGCGCCGGGAAGGTGTACCACCGTGGAGACCATCGGAAACGGGCCGGGGGTGG
This genomic interval carries:
- a CDS encoding EutN/CcmL family microcompartment protein, translated to MQLAEVIGTVVASVKADGLEGVRFLIVQPLDRDLVPRGFPVVAADAVTMAGPGDTVNVVASREAALALPVPFVPVDHAVVGIVDHVERDR
- the pgl gene encoding 6-phosphogluconolactonase, with product MRVRVFTSPEALAAGVAAAVARWLRHDGTDVGLAGGSTPRRAYERLRRARVPWAEVTAWVTDERHVPVDHPDSNAGMALRSLFDHVPATLHEVPWDPDPEVAASRYEQTLRTILPGDGGPRPGLVMLGIGDDGHTASLFPGSPVLAETTRHFAAVEVPGRGWRLTATPPLLAGARRIIFVASGSAKAESVAAAISGDRSLPAAVVAGLAEDVVWMLDREAAALL
- a CDS encoding EutN/CcmL family microcompartment protein, which translates into the protein MRLGRVSGTVVATIGVPAYGSRRLLMCDLLDGAGADTGDYLVCVDSVGAGAGETVLILDEGNGARQVLDAPDAPVRAVIVGIVDAVTID